A region of the Lycium barbarum isolate Lr01 chromosome 1, ASM1917538v2, whole genome shotgun sequence genome:
CAGGGAATGAACACTAGATGCAATGGCTTTTATATTTTTTAGTGCTCTCAATTGAGTCTCTGACTTCAGTTACTATGACCCAGCAAAAAGACTCTTCAACCCTCTCTAccatcatctctttctttccATTTATAACTAATTTCAACTCAAATTAAGCCTCCTCCAAATGAAAGATTGCTTTCATAATTACTACAAGTCCAAGCAAATAACCTTTTGGAGCACCAGAAGAAAAggaagtccaaaaaaaaaaaagaggaggaatAAAATGAAACAGTCACCAAATACATAGTTTGAAAGCAATCCATCATTCTACTTATGATAAGAAATTTGAGACAATAAAAAGCATGAACCATAATATGCACTGCATAAAGAAATCTGAATCAATTGTTTCCAGAAATCAACTCAAGTTAACAATTAAAGCAAGGAAAATAAGAGTTGCAGAATGAAAAGTTTTAAATTCTAGTAAAGCTCCCACAACAGAATAGAGAAATCTAAACAGAAAGTGAGCCGACAGCCCCCTTCTAGAACAGACATAAAGACCAAAATCTAAACAAGTAAACCAAAATACTAACCTACAAACTTGACTTTAAAATGAATTAATAGAGAGTTGGTGTGACCCAAGTTGGTGGAGTAAAACGACTGAGCGCAACACCCTTATAGTGAGGCTCGATCGTGTCATCTGCTATGTTGAAAATACCCATGAGAGATATGCATTAGCAGCCGAAAATCAATTGCTTCCAGAAATCAACTCTCATATTTTGTACTACAAGAAGCTTAAGACAAACTTAATAAGAAAGTTACACTAACTCTCTGAATTTGACAATTAACAAGTAATGCAGATGCTCCCAAATGCAAAACAAAATTCTTCAAAGCACTAAAGAAGGTTTCTGACAAGAAAGCTATTCATAGCAGTTTTTACCTGTCCAAGGAAGCAAGATATGATGGAACTTATAATTGTACTGTACAAACGGTTACTAAAATGTAGAAAGAAAAATGTCCGAATAGTGTAGTTCCTCCTTTGGCTCTAGAAAATACCCTTCAGGCTAATCAACCAGTTCGAGCTACACAAAAATGGACTTTTGATGGACAGATATTGTTAAATTATCAGCTAGGTCAAGCTTGAAGTTTAACTCACCTAGGTTGTCATCCTCACATTGGAGACCAAATTCTCCCGTAGAGCAGCGTCAATCAAAAGGCATCAAGCATGAAACTTTAGTTACCTAGCCACTTCTCCTACTACACAATGTTTACCCCTAGCTACTTGAACCACAGCCTCATTCTGAAGTTCCGACCAATTCGTCATCCTTCAATGTGGGAGAGAAAAAGAATACCAACTCTAAACCCTAGCGGATTACTTTTTGCTTTTCTATAACTTCATCCCAAAAATCTTCGCAAATTATATAGTCCTCTCTACAAAAAAAATTATGATcgttttctttttaatctgtccTCGAAAAATTATtacctttctatatttaaaaataatttatctttATAACATAATTTACAGCTACACAAATATCTAACGCTTATTTCGGATCATACATTTCAaaagtttcttttattttttaaattttattttttacatttTAAAATTATATTACCCTGAAATATGAAGAAACAATACAAATTTAACATAATACACGGGTAATTTAATATTGTAGTTGAACAGTCACAAGATTTAAAATCAAATTTACCAATAATTGAGTGACCAAAAGTGTTATTAACCCAATAAAATAAGTTATGTTTAATTAACATCGAAAATTTAATTAATTcttgataaataaataaaatggccAGCTATTTGTGATGAAGAAACAAGTTATTCTTTTATTTTGTGTGTGACTTCCACGGTTCCACCCAATGCACATCAGTAATTTTCATGAATGCTTCCCATAAACTCTTCTTCCTTATTTGGGATCCTTAAGTTTTTCAGAATTTACCGAGTTTCAAGTATGTTTACCTAGTATTCTTATTCTAGAAAATTACTTTttatattcatccatatccttCCGCTGTTTACAAAAGGATGAATCATGATCTTCATATTATATTAGCATGAGTTAGAATATATAGATTACTCTTTAAGATATCAGTTAtcaatttattttattaaaatattattttaaatatataataaTAGATAATATTTAATATTTCTTATATGTACATATACTTGTTACGCGTATAGAAgcttatttaatttttattattaatttttaatttaaattaaactTCTATTTAGAATTATTTGACTAAGCTGGTCAAAGAAGATTATAAGCACCTTTTTATATATAGGAAAATTCCTCCCTTTAAAATTAGGGAAAATAACACTCTATAtttatttggagaaaatatttatccGAAATGGCCCATATTTCTGATCTTACCCGAAATGACCCTCTtgtacattattatacacttttatacaaggttgatccGCTCCCGTAAACGTGTAATGTTGTATATCGTATGTATGAACATTATTGCAAGAAAAAAGTTGGCTATGCGAATGTATATTTAAAATATGACtacataaatataatattttgtactaaattgtatattattgaaatatCCCTTAAAATTACTACACTGGTTAATTGAGGAGTATGAAGAATTAAAATAGTACAAATCCATGTATTCTCCTCTATTCAATCCTGCCCATCTCACATTTTTCCCCCTAAAACCCAACTAAACCCAACCGACATTCTTGATTTCCGCCAGCTAACATTCAACATCGTacacaacacaataaaacatAGTCCTTTGTCATAGAAGAATCTGGTAATCTCATCATCCCATGTCAACCATCTGAAGCTTTCACTTCAATTTCAGTAAAAAAATctgaaattttattttattttcaaacaaTGGCTACTCGTTTTGCACTCTTCGTAATTACCATCACTCTCACAATCCGGGTCACCGTCGGTGAGATCCGATCCACACAGATCCGATCCGATTCACGTTCCACTATCCCTTTTGACGAATTCGGGTACACCCATTCGGGTCGTTTAAACCTAACCGTAACCGACATCTCTTTCTCCAATAACCAGAAAACCCCAATTTCCCAATTAGGGTTTTTCCTTTGTACCCTAGACGCGTGGGTACACGTGCTTGAACAACTTCAAGAAGGTGAAATTCAGTGTCCACTTGAATCTAATCTTATAAAAAAAGTCTTCACTTTTGACCACTTGCAACCACAGGCGCGTGAGTTCAACGCCTCGTTTAGTGTATCTGATGCTAATCAGTTTACTCTTGCTTTTGCTAATTGTATGCCCAATTTGGAAGTTACTATGAATGTACATTCTGTTATGTATAATTTTAACCCCAAAAGTGGCAATCTTGATTTTTTATCAGCTGGGAAAACTGCACTTCCTGTTATAtatttgttgttttttatggcGTATGTGTTGTTAGGGACTGTTTGGGTTTATACCCTTTATAGGAAAAGGTTAACTGTTTATAAAGTTCATTTCTTTATGCTCGCGGTATTGGTGTTGAAGGCATTGGATTTGTTATGTGAAGCTGAAGATAAATCGTATATTAAGAGAACAGGAACTGCTCATGGTTGGGATGTTTTGTTCTATATATTTAGTTTCTTGAAAGGGATTACGTTATTTACGTTGATTGTTTTGATTTGTACTGGTTGGTCATTTGTGAAGCCTTATttgcaagataaagaaaagaaggTTTTGATGGTTGTGATACCGTTGCAAGTTGTGGCTAATGTTGCGCAAGTTGTGATTGATGAAACTGGCCCGTTTGGTGAGAGATCGTATACGTGGAAGCAGGTTTTCTTGCTTGTAGATATTGTGTGTTGTTGTGCTGTATTGTTTCCTATTGTGTGGTCGATTAAGAACTTGCGTGAGGCAGCAAAGACTGATGGAAAAGCGGCTGTGAACTTGATGAAGTTGACATTGTTTAGGCAGTATTATATTAttgtgatatgttatatatacttCACGAGGGTTGTCGTTTATGCTCTGGAAACCATTACTTCGTATCGGTATCAGTGGACTAGTGTGGTGGCTGCTGAACTGGCTACACTTGCCTTCTATGTCTTTACTGGGTATAACTTTAGGCCTAAGGCGCATAACCCCTATTTTGCAATTGATGATGAAGAGGAAGAAGCTGCTTCAGAGGCCCTCAAGCTTGAAGACGAATTTGAATTGTGATCACCATTGTAAGAAGGCTCCAGAAATAAAACAATCTAAAGTGAAATGGCACGTGCTTTTTAATTTTACTCATAGATTTTCGTGCTGAGAAGCTGACCTCTCTGTTGTACAAATTGATTAACGATTTTGTCAGCAATTCAAGATATTGTGACCTATTAGTGGTATTCAAGATATTGTATTAGCGGTAGTCCCGATAGTTTTCTTTTTGGATAGTAATATGTTGAATGGATATGTCAATTTCACAATTAATATTATGCTCAGTTTCACAATTAATATTATGCTGGACTTTCCAGGAAGCCTTTTCTTTTAATAACCACAGAAAGTCAAGTTTCGGTTTGCTTTCATTTCCTTTGTTCTTATTTCTTAACCCATACTGATTTCATATCCTGCACTGATCTTTAGAGTTGATGTTGTGTACAGGGGAGGAGGGAGAGTATTAAGTTTTTTGTTTATATCTTATATACGTTTCAGGAAATCTATtagatatgtataaatatttaattgtgaacCCAGTAACTGTGATGAATATGGGTTCGATAGCAAATTCAGAACCCATGAACTTCAAATTCTGGTTTCGCCTCTGGTTGTATATGCTCTTCCAGAGGGACTATTACGCCCCTATTCACATTAGTTACTCTGTTTTCATGGTTATTAACATGTAGAGCTGTTGGAATATTGTTCTGCATATTATTGGCATCAATGGCCTTTGCTCGTTTGTTCTCTAAATTTGGCAGATCTTTTTGTTTTTTGCTGTATGAATGGCACCTTCATAATTTGGCAGAGTCTTGCTGGTTTTATAATCCCCTCTTAGCAGGTTATTAAGAGGAGATAAAGGTGCTACCAGACAGTGCTCTTGTTATTATTAGGTATAATTATCAGAGCATTTACGCATTGCTGATGTTTATCATCTCTGTTTGTGGCAtcgcttcatattttcttctagctatcATTGTCTCAAAATCATAGTGATGTTATTGCTTGCCTTGCTGGTGCCATCTACAAGCAGCTTGAGAACTGATGATTTACTTGGGTTTTAGTGTTGAAACAGCTGATGCATTTGCAACCAATAAAAACATTTCTTGCTGTTGCATCATTCTTGATACCAAAGACAAGGCTTTCTTCTCAAGGATCATAGATCTGATTCGCGAAGAATGCAGCATCCGCCTCATGGATTTGGTTTCCAGGTATTGTGGAGATCAGCTTGTTATTGGAGTCTTTTTGCTAATGTTCATGCCTCGAGAAGCAACTGTTGCATTAGTTAGGGAAGTTAAAGCAGATGTTGTTATACATTTGGAAAGCAGAGATGGTTTTAACGGACTTCATTATTGGAGCATTAGCTAATGCATGGTCTTCATAGTATTCATGGTTGCAGAAAATTTTGATTTGTGAGGTGTTCAAAGGAAATACAAGAGATCCCTCATTACGATAGTATTCAAAATGAGGTGAACTTTGCCCTCACACATGTTATGCAAGACATTATTGCTGGCTTATGTTCTAGTTTGCTCACTGGACTAGAAATTTtgaggaaagaaaaaaaacattAGAGTTTCTATTTTGTACAATTGGATTGTTAGCACAGCTCCTTTTGTAAATTCATTTCAATGCTTACATGTACACAAGATACTCCCCTCTTCTAGCAGGATAGGATAATAATCCATTGGCGACTGGATACCCGAAAATATTTCTGGAAACAGGGAGAACTTTTTTACACTGGCTCTCTACCAACCCAAATTGAGTGGATGTATATAGAGGATTCAATAAGCTCAGGCTAGTCAGCTATAGTTTCTTATTGTGATTAAGTAATATAAAGAGAATGAAGAAGCgataaaaatatatacaaaatatagccGAGAAGTAAACATGTGTCAAGTTTCAAACAATAGTCCACTGGGCTAAACTTATAGAAAGATCGAACAAGCCATACAAAAATTGCAAGGAAAGACAACTTACAATAAACTATGTAACTGGTGCTTTGAGTAAGCAAAACCAACACGTTTTCACGGTAAAGAAGAAGCAAATCAATCCTAAAAGAGAAACATGAAGGGCACATTAGTACATTGCTGTTTTCAGTTGTTCTTATCAAATGATATGTCAAGAATAAGGAACATCAATTGATGAAACTTACACAAGTTTTATTATGGGATATGGCACTATCACTCTTTGAAagagtgagaaacataaaaaagggaagatttaatatttttcttaaaaaactgTATTTTCTTTAAATATGAAAATAAATCTAGTTTTAAAAAAcgggttttccacattttaaaaaaataattaactttttcaaaattcagttttttcacattttgacaagaaaaaccctttttccggattttatttgaaaaataaaagtgtcctacGAAAATGAAATCAAGAttttttaagacattttaaaaaaaataatcaagttttccatatttttaacaaattcatttttccatatttttaaaaaattcatgttttcaggtttttttttttaaaaacaaatgggttttaaaaaaatcaaattttcaatttttttttttaaaagggttttaaaattcatttttttaaaagaaaattcagTATTTTAATCcatgtt
Encoded here:
- the LOC132639856 gene encoding protein CANDIDATE G-PROTEIN COUPLED RECEPTOR 7-like, with the protein product MATRFALFVITITLTIRVTVGEIRSTQIRSDSRSTIPFDEFGYTHSGRLNLTVTDISFSNNQKTPISQLGFFLCTLDAWVHVLEQLQEGEIQCPLESNLIKKVFTFDHLQPQAREFNASFSVSDANQFTLAFANCMPNLEVTMNVHSVMYNFNPKSGNLDFLSAGKTALPVIYLLFFMAYVLLGTVWVYTLYRKRLTVYKVHFFMLAVLVLKALDLLCEAEDKSYIKRTGTAHGWDVLFYIFSFLKGITLFTLIVLICTGWSFVKPYLQDKEKKVLMVVIPLQVVANVAQVVIDETGPFGERSYTWKQVFLLVDIVCCCAVLFPIVWSIKNLREAAKTDGKAAVNLMKLTLFRQYYIIVICYIYFTRVVVYALETITSYRYQWTSVVAAELATLAFYVFTGYNFRPKAHNPYFAIDDEEEEAASEALKLEDEFEL